A genome region from Sphingobacteriaceae bacterium GW460-11-11-14-LB5 includes the following:
- a CDS encoding glutaminyl-tRNA synthase (glutamine-hydrolyzing) subunit B: MPLQETSPQTPFELVSGLEIHVQLNTNTKIFSADSASFGALPNQNISTVSLALPGALPKLNKEVVAKAIRIGLALNCTINQTNHFDRKNYFYADLPKGYQITQDNQPICVNGFLELQLADGSTKKIGINRIHLEEDAGKSIHDQDDNYSLVDLNRAGVPLIEIVTEPDIRSSEEASVLLSEIRKLVRHLNVSDGNMEEGSLRCDANISIRPQGSTEFGTRCEVKNLNSMRNVRRAMDFEFGRQVEVISEGGKIIQSTLNFDADKGTTSPMRTKEEANDYRYFSDPDLQPIHISDAWLAEIKSLMPALPNEISKQMVSEFGISKADATLFAEDLDLLNYFNQAQSAVHNKKSLINWLIGPIRAVLNEKGMAITDFKVNPAQLAEAINLVDDKKITQQIAIQQLLPAVELEANAKVTDLAQSLNLLISENGDELSSFIDEVLNKYPQQVEAYKKGKKGVLGLFVGDVMKLAKGKADAKKLNELILEKLK; encoded by the coding sequence ATGCCTTTACAAGAAACAAGCCCCCAAACTCCTTTCGAACTCGTTTCAGGACTGGAAATCCACGTTCAGTTAAATACAAACACTAAAATATTTTCCGCTGATAGTGCATCATTCGGGGCTTTACCCAATCAAAATATATCTACGGTTTCGTTGGCTTTGCCCGGAGCTTTACCGAAGTTAAATAAAGAAGTAGTTGCAAAAGCAATCCGTATTGGCCTGGCTTTAAACTGCACCATTAACCAGACCAACCATTTCGATCGTAAAAATTACTTCTATGCCGATCTGCCGAAAGGATATCAGATTACGCAGGATAACCAACCGATTTGTGTGAATGGTTTTCTGGAGCTTCAACTGGCTGATGGTTCTACAAAGAAAATCGGGATCAATCGCATCCACCTGGAAGAAGACGCCGGAAAAAGCATTCATGATCAGGACGACAACTATTCCTTAGTTGATTTAAACCGTGCAGGTGTACCTTTAATCGAGATTGTAACAGAACCCGATATCCGCAGTTCGGAAGAAGCTTCGGTATTGCTGAGCGAAATCAGAAAACTCGTAAGACATTTAAATGTAAGCGATGGCAATATGGAAGAGGGCAGTTTGCGTTGCGATGCGAATATTTCTATCCGCCCGCAGGGTTCTACTGAATTTGGAACACGCTGCGAAGTAAAAAACCTAAACTCCATGCGTAACGTACGTAGGGCAATGGATTTTGAATTTGGCCGCCAGGTAGAAGTGATTAGTGAAGGAGGAAAGATCATCCAGAGTACCTTAAATTTTGATGCCGATAAAGGTACTACGTCACCGATGCGTACCAAAGAAGAGGCTAATGATTACCGGTATTTTTCAGATCCTGATTTACAACCCATTCACATTTCTGATGCCTGGTTAGCAGAGATCAAATCGTTGATGCCTGCGCTTCCTAATGAAATATCGAAGCAAATGGTTTCGGAATTTGGGATCAGCAAGGCGGATGCAACGCTTTTTGCAGAAGATTTAGACCTGTTAAACTATTTTAATCAGGCTCAATCTGCTGTTCACAACAAAAAAAGCCTGATTAACTGGTTAATTGGTCCGATTAGAGCGGTTTTAAATGAAAAAGGGATGGCGATCACCGATTTTAAAGTTAACCCGGCGCAACTGGCAGAAGCCATTAACCTGGTTGATGATAAAAAAATCACACAACAGATTGCTATTCAACAATTATTACCCGCTGTTGAACTGGAAGCAAATGCAAAAGTTACTGATTTGGCACAATCGTTAAACTTACTGATCTCTGAAAACGGAGACGAATTAAGTAGTTTTATTGATGAAGTGTTAAATAAATATCCACAACAGGTAGAAGCGTACAAGAAAGGCAAAAAAGGCGTTTTAGGTTTATTTGTTGGCGATGTAATGAAACTTGCCAAAGGTAAAGCCGATGCTAAAAAATTAAATGAATTAATACTTGAAAAACTGAAATAA
- a CDS encoding AAA family ATPase encodes MFQRSYLQQLVKVMNEPKRFIQVLVGPRQIGKTTLISQLVKEIDTPCIFESADAVAASDRTWIELIWNHTRELLKEPGVDEYLLIIDEIQKIDNWSEIVKRLWDEDMRNGINLKVILLGSSRLLIQQGLTESLAGRFELTYLGHWSFAEMESAFGFTAEQYVWFGGYPGAAGLINDEDRWKNYVSNALIETSISKDILMLTRVDKPALMKRLFELGCLYSSQILSFTKILDQLSDAGNTTTLSHYLNLLDTAGLLGGIEKFAADVIRKRSSSPKFQVHNNALVSAQRNEFFEEIKKQPAEWGRMVESSIGAHLLNSSFVEGYKVFYWRHRNDEVDFILEKRGKIIGLEVKSTGLVTGTSGMDAFSKMHKPDKILLVGAGGLPWQEFLKISPSSLF; translated from the coding sequence ATGTTCCAAAGATCTTATTTACAGCAACTTGTAAAAGTGATGAATGAACCAAAAAGGTTTATTCAGGTGCTTGTGGGCCCGAGGCAAATTGGTAAAACAACTTTGATCAGCCAATTGGTCAAGGAAATTGATACGCCTTGCATATTCGAATCTGCAGATGCTGTTGCCGCTTCTGACAGAACCTGGATAGAGCTGATATGGAACCATACCAGAGAACTCTTAAAAGAGCCTGGAGTTGATGAATATCTGCTGATCATTGATGAAATCCAGAAAATTGACAACTGGAGTGAAATTGTGAAGCGTTTATGGGATGAAGATATGCGAAATGGCATAAATTTAAAGGTAATTTTATTGGGCTCATCGAGATTATTAATTCAGCAGGGCTTAACAGAATCATTAGCAGGAAGATTCGAATTAACCTATTTAGGGCATTGGAGTTTTGCCGAAATGGAAAGTGCTTTTGGTTTTACTGCCGAACAATATGTTTGGTTTGGCGGCTATCCAGGCGCTGCAGGTCTGATCAACGACGAAGACCGGTGGAAAAACTATGTGTCAAATGCTTTGATAGAAACCAGTATTTCGAAAGATATTTTAATGCTCACCCGTGTAGATAAACCTGCCTTAATGAAACGTCTGTTTGAATTGGGCTGTTTATATTCCAGTCAGATCTTATCTTTCACCAAAATATTAGACCAGCTTTCTGATGCCGGCAATACCACAACATTATCACATTATTTAAATCTGTTAGATACAGCGGGTTTACTTGGTGGGATTGAGAAATTTGCAGCTGATGTAATCCGTAAACGTTCATCCAGTCCAAAGTTTCAGGTCCATAACAATGCACTGGTAAGTGCTCAAAGAAACGAGTTTTTTGAAGAGATAAAAAAACAACCGGCAGAATGGGGAAGAATGGTCGAATCTTCAATAGGAGCACACCTCTTAAATTCTTCTTTTGTAGAAGGTTACAAAGTTTTTTATTGGAGACATAGAAATGATGAAGTAGATTTTATTTTAGAAAAACGTGGTAAAATAATCGGCTTAGAAGTTAAAAGTACAGGGTTGGTTACAGGCACTTCCGGAATGGATGCTTTTAGCAAAATGCATAAACCCGATAAAATACTTTTAGTGGGCGCCGGAGGATTACCCTGGCAGGAGTTTTTAAAAATTTCTCCGTCAAGCCTTTTTTAA
- a CDS encoding chloride channel protein, whose amino-acid sequence MYIRFVNYLDQINQYRKSKISNRNFLIILAVIVGILAGLAAAALKSLTHHIEEFLQSDWHWKYKYYLYFIFPMIGIFLTVLYIKYFIRKTKFETGLTPLLYAISKKSSKVEAHNIYSQIITAAVTVGFGGSTGLEAPIVTSGSAIGSNLGRLLGLSYREITMLVACGAAAGIAGAFNSPVAGIVFAIEILLPEFTIPAFIPLLLSAATAAVVARLFYTQQLFFLVTEGWKVNALFYYVILACFIGLFSIYFTKANYAVKGLFYKIKHPYTKVIVGGLMLGVLVFLFPTLYGEGYITIKGLLKGDYQAVINNSIFADYNTIPALVVLFTVVTIFMKSIATLVTLGAGGNGGTFAPSLIMGGLIGFIFAYVVNLSGLAQLNVSNFIVAGMAAALGSIMHAPLTGIFLIAEITGGYILMVPLMITTAISYAINRSSQKHSIYTKALADKGELLSHDDKDTTVLNQMKLKYLIEKTYPQLNMNDLISVKMNEIMQSRKNICAVTDELGDFKGIIYIEELFNEMINHPDKENLQASYLVQPAPNVITENDDLKMVLEKMEQDNVWILPVLTAQNQYLGFVSKTAIFNKYRALLMRQNDYMG is encoded by the coding sequence ATGTACATCAGATTTGTAAATTACCTTGATCAGATTAACCAATACCGAAAATCTAAAATATCAAACCGTAATTTCTTAATTATCCTGGCCGTAATTGTCGGGATTTTAGCAGGACTTGCAGCTGCTGCCTTAAAAAGTTTAACCCACCATATCGAAGAATTTCTTCAATCAGACTGGCACTGGAAATATAAATACTACCTGTACTTCATATTTCCGATGATTGGTATTTTTTTAACGGTTTTGTACATTAAATACTTTATCCGTAAAACAAAATTCGAAACAGGTTTAACGCCTTTGCTTTATGCCATCTCAAAAAAATCGAGTAAGGTAGAAGCACACAATATTTATTCGCAGATTATTACCGCAGCTGTAACGGTTGGTTTTGGCGGGTCAACAGGACTGGAAGCTCCAATTGTGACCAGTGGATCGGCAATAGGCTCAAACCTTGGCCGCTTGCTGGGTTTATCTTATCGTGAAATTACCATGCTGGTGGCCTGTGGTGCAGCAGCCGGTATTGCAGGAGCGTTTAACAGCCCAGTGGCTGGGATTGTTTTCGCGATTGAAATTCTATTACCTGAGTTTACCATTCCGGCATTTATTCCGCTATTATTATCGGCAGCAACAGCAGCAGTAGTAGCAAGGTTATTTTATACCCAACAGCTTTTCTTTTTGGTTACAGAAGGATGGAAGGTAAACGCTTTATTTTACTATGTCATACTAGCCTGTTTTATTGGTTTATTCTCAATCTATTTTACTAAAGCCAATTATGCTGTAAAAGGATTATTCTATAAAATCAAACATCCTTATACCAAAGTAATTGTAGGCGGTTTAATGCTTGGTGTTTTAGTATTCCTGTTTCCAACACTATATGGTGAAGGTTATATTACGATAAAAGGTTTGTTAAAAGGCGATTATCAAGCAGTGATCAACAACAGTATTTTTGCCGATTACAATACCATTCCGGCTTTAGTAGTGCTGTTTACAGTGGTAACCATTTTTATGAAATCGATAGCCACCTTAGTTACCTTAGGTGCTGGTGGTAACGGTGGCACGTTTGCGCCGAGTTTGATTATGGGTGGTTTAATCGGATTTATCTTTGCTTATGTGGTCAATCTATCTGGCCTGGCGCAGTTAAATGTATCTAACTTTATTGTTGCGGGCATGGCCGCTGCTTTAGGTTCGATTATGCACGCGCCTTTGACCGGTATTTTCCTGATTGCCGAAATTACGGGTGGATATATCTTAATGGTACCGCTAATGATTACTACTGCCATTTCTTATGCGATTAACCGCAGCTCGCAAAAACATTCTATCTATACCAAAGCACTGGCGGATAAAGGTGAGTTATTATCACATGATGATAAAGATACGACTGTTCTAAACCAGATGAAACTGAAGTATTTGATCGAAAAAACCTATCCGCAGTTAAATATGAACGATCTGATTTCGGTTAAAATGAATGAGATTATGCAATCGCGTAAAAACATTTGTGCGGTTACGGATGAGCTGGGCGATTTTAAGGGCATCATTTATATAGAAGAACTATTTAATGAAATGATTAATCACCCGGATAAAGAAAACCTGCAAGCTTCTTATCTGGTACAACCAGCCCCAAATGTGATTACTGAAAATGATGATCTGAAAATGGTATTAGAGAAAATGGAGCAGGATAATGTATGGATTTTACCCGTATTAACTGCGCAAAACCAGTATCTGGGTTTCGTTTCTAAAACAGCAATTTTTAATAAATACAGAGCATTACTGATGAGACAGAATGATTATATGGGATAG
- a CDS encoding RNA pseudouridine synthase — translation MKFPNFKDLILFEDNDFIVINKPPFLASLDERGGSGETNVLRLAKQYSDDAQVCHRLDKETSGALIIAKNPEGYRHASMQFERRKVNKTYHAVVDGHVIFDQLTVDLPILNDGNKNVTIDRAEGKRAETIFDSLKYYKHYTLVECKPITGRMHQIRIHLATQRAAIVGDDMYKGKPVFLSSIKRGYKLTKGEEEQPIMKRFALHARHLVFKGLDDKDIVIDAPYPKDFATLIKLLDKFDA, via the coding sequence TTGAAGTTTCCTAATTTTAAAGACCTTATTCTTTTCGAAGACAACGATTTTATTGTTATCAATAAACCTCCATTTTTAGCGTCGCTCGATGAACGCGGCGGATCTGGAGAAACCAATGTATTACGCCTGGCCAAACAGTATAGCGATGATGCACAGGTTTGTCACCGTTTGGATAAAGAGACTTCTGGTGCTTTAATTATCGCCAAAAACCCTGAAGGTTATCGCCATGCTTCCATGCAGTTCGAAAGAAGAAAGGTGAATAAAACTTACCACGCGGTAGTAGACGGGCACGTCATTTTCGACCAGTTAACGGTTGATCTTCCGATCTTGAACGATGGCAATAAAAATGTAACCATCGACAGGGCAGAAGGTAAAAGAGCGGAAACCATTTTCGATTCTTTAAAATACTACAAACACTACACTTTGGTAGAGTGCAAGCCAATTACTGGTCGTATGCACCAGATTCGTATTCACCTGGCTACGCAAAGAGCAGCCATTGTTGGTGATGACATGTATAAAGGGAAACCCGTTTTTCTTTCGTCAATCAAGCGAGGTTATAAATTAACCAAAGGTGAGGAGGAGCAACCCATTATGAAACGTTTCGCATTACATGCCAGGCATTTGGTTTTTAAAGGTTTAGACGACAAAGATATTGTGATTGATGCACCTTATCCAAAAGATTTTGCAACCTTAATTAAGTTACTGGATAAATTTGATGCATAA
- a CDS encoding alanine--tRNA ligase encodes MTAKEIRQAFLSFFESKQHHVVPSAPIVVKNDPTLMFTNAGMNQFKDLFLGEAAIKYTRVADTQRCLRVSGKHNDLEEVGIDTYHHTMFEMLGNWSFGDYFKKEAIAWSWELLTEVYKIPKEKLYVTYFEGDEKEGLEKDQEAYDLWKQYVDESHILPGNKKDNFWEMGDTGPCGPCSEIHVDCRTDEEKAAVDGATLVNADHPQVIEIWNNVFMQFNRLKNGSLQSLPAKHVDTGMGFERLVRVLQERTSNYDTDVFQPMIQFIAEKSGIKYGADEKTDIAMRVMADHIRAISFVIADGQLPSNNKAGYVIRRILRRAVRYAYTFLNFKEPFLNQLVPLLAEQFKGVFDELISQQDFVQKVVLEEEVSFLRTLSTGIQRFEKYQATNNVVEGAFAFELSDTFGFPIDLTELMAREKGWNVDLAGYEQALKKQKDDSRAATAIDTSDWIVVNTEEQSEFVGYDDLEIETEILKYRKVKAKGKEQYQIVLRQTPFYAESGGQVGDTGRLEDHSRQFWVDITDTKKENGLTVHFTDILPDNLEGKFWAVVDEDKRVLTEDNHSATHLLHAALKQVLGKHVNQKGSLVNADYLRFDFSHFAKVTDEELAQIEVIVNQKIRQNIKLKEQRNVPYQDAIESGVTALFGEKYGDFVRMITFDDHFSKELCGGTHVKATGQIGSFKIVSESAVAAGVRRIEAITADKAEQYFLDQRKELGVLKALLNGSKDLSASVQALLDENAKLKKEIEKSTIERVNTLKHEIVHHVRGINGINLIAKHIDLQSADAVKNLAFSLKDMVDNLFLVFTTEIDGKPGITVMLSDHLVKKGLNASNIVRELGKEIQGGGGGQPFYATAGGKNASGLKVVLEKAESFIPHH; translated from the coding sequence ATGACAGCAAAAGAGATTAGACAGGCATTCCTTAGTTTTTTTGAATCGAAACAACATCATGTTGTTCCTTCCGCACCGATTGTGGTTAAAAACGACCCTACTTTAATGTTTACCAATGCGGGTATGAACCAATTTAAAGATCTGTTTTTAGGGGAGGCGGCCATTAAATATACTCGTGTTGCTGATACCCAGCGTTGTTTACGTGTTTCGGGCAAACATAACGACCTGGAAGAAGTAGGTATTGATACTTACCACCATACCATGTTCGAAATGTTGGGCAACTGGAGTTTTGGTGATTATTTCAAAAAAGAAGCCATCGCCTGGAGCTGGGAATTATTAACTGAAGTTTACAAAATCCCGAAAGAAAAATTATATGTTACCTATTTCGAAGGCGATGAAAAAGAAGGCTTAGAAAAAGATCAGGAAGCTTACGACCTTTGGAAACAATATGTGGATGAAAGCCATATTTTACCTGGAAATAAAAAAGATAATTTCTGGGAAATGGGCGATACCGGACCATGCGGACCATGCTCTGAAATCCATGTAGATTGTCGTACCGACGAAGAAAAAGCAGCTGTAGATGGCGCTACCCTGGTAAATGCCGATCATCCTCAGGTAATCGAAATCTGGAATAATGTATTTATGCAGTTTAACCGTTTAAAAAATGGTTCATTGCAAAGTTTACCTGCTAAACACGTTGATACCGGAATGGGTTTCGAACGTTTGGTGCGTGTTTTACAGGAAAGAACCTCTAATTACGACACCGATGTTTTCCAACCGATGATTCAGTTTATTGCAGAAAAATCTGGTATTAAATATGGTGCTGACGAGAAAACGGATATCGCTATGCGTGTCATGGCCGATCATATCCGTGCCATTTCATTTGTGATTGCCGATGGACAATTGCCATCTAATAATAAAGCAGGTTATGTGATCCGCAGGATTTTACGTCGTGCCGTACGTTATGCTTATACCTTTCTAAACTTTAAAGAGCCATTTTTAAATCAATTGGTTCCTTTACTGGCTGAGCAATTTAAAGGTGTATTTGATGAACTGATTTCGCAACAGGATTTTGTACAAAAAGTAGTGCTGGAGGAAGAAGTTTCCTTTCTGAGAACTTTATCTACAGGCATCCAACGTTTCGAAAAATACCAGGCTACTAATAATGTGGTAGAAGGTGCTTTTGCTTTCGAATTATCAGATACATTTGGTTTTCCGATCGATTTAACGGAATTAATGGCCAGAGAAAAAGGCTGGAACGTTGATCTGGCTGGCTACGAGCAGGCCTTGAAAAAACAAAAAGACGATAGCCGTGCCGCCACAGCAATTGATACAAGCGATTGGATTGTCGTAAACACAGAAGAACAGAGTGAATTTGTGGGTTACGATGATTTAGAAATCGAAACCGAGATTTTAAAATACCGTAAAGTAAAAGCAAAAGGCAAAGAACAATACCAAATTGTGCTGCGCCAAACACCTTTTTATGCCGAAAGTGGTGGTCAGGTGGGAGATACCGGCCGTTTAGAAGACCATAGCCGCCAGTTTTGGGTAGACATTACCGATACTAAAAAGGAAAATGGCTTAACCGTTCATTTTACCGATATTTTACCGGATAATTTAGAAGGTAAATTTTGGGCTGTTGTAGATGAAGATAAACGGGTTTTAACAGAAGATAACCACTCTGCGACTCACTTATTGCATGCAGCCCTTAAACAGGTTTTAGGCAAACATGTTAACCAGAAAGGTTCGTTGGTTAATGCAGATTATCTGCGTTTCGATTTTTCTCACTTTGCTAAAGTAACTGATGAAGAGCTGGCACAGATTGAGGTAATCGTGAACCAGAAAATCCGCCAGAATATTAAGTTAAAGGAACAACGTAACGTTCCTTATCAGGATGCCATTGAAAGTGGCGTAACGGCCCTATTTGGCGAAAAATACGGCGATTTTGTCCGTATGATTACGTTTGATGATCATTTCTCTAAAGAACTTTGCGGTGGTACACACGTAAAAGCAACCGGACAAATCGGTTCATTCAAAATTGTTTCCGAAAGTGCAGTTGCCGCTGGTGTTCGCCGTATTGAAGCCATCACTGCAGATAAAGCGGAGCAATATTTCTTAGACCAAAGAAAAGAACTTGGTGTGTTAAAAGCATTACTAAACGGAAGCAAAGATTTATCGGCATCTGTTCAGGCTTTATTGGATGAAAATGCGAAACTGAAAAAGGAAATTGAGAAATCGACAATAGAGCGTGTAAACACCTTAAAACATGAAATCGTTCACCATGTAAGAGGAATAAACGGCATTAACCTGATTGCTAAACACATCGATCTGCAAAGTGCCGATGCGGTTAAAAACCTGGCTTTCTCCTTAAAAGATATGGTTGATAACCTGTTTCTGGTTTTTACGACAGAAATTGATGGTAAACCCGGAATAACCGTTATGCTATCTGATCACCTGGTGAAAAAAGGATTAAATGCTTCGAATATTGTTCGCGAATTGGGTAAAGAGATTCAAGGCGGTGGCGGTGGACAACCTTTTTATGCTACAGCAGGGGGTAAAAACGCATCAGGATTAAAAGTTGTGCTGGAAAAAGCAGAAAGTTTTATTCCTCATCATTAA
- a CDS encoding MerR family transcriptional regulator — translation MPYKERDINKMYYTMGEVTEMFNVNASQIRFYEKEFDILQPKKNKKGNRLFTPEDIENLKIIFNLVDEKGFTLKGAKDYLKNNKTGVRENQKIIDSLEKLKGFLVNLAEEL, via the coding sequence ATGCCGTATAAAGAAAGAGACATTAATAAAATGTATTATACCATGGGCGAAGTGACTGAAATGTTTAATGTTAACGCCTCACAGATCCGTTTTTACGAGAAAGAATTCGATATCCTGCAGCCCAAGAAAAATAAAAAAGGCAACCGTCTTTTCACGCCGGAAGACATCGAAAACTTAAAGATTATCTTCAACCTTGTCGATGAAAAAGGATTTACCTTAAAAGGTGCCAAAGACTATTTAAAGAATAATAAAACAGGTGTTAGAGAGAATCAGAAGATTATAGATTCGTTAGAAAAACTGAAAGGTTTTTTGGTAAATCTGGCAGAAGAACTCTAA
- a CDS encoding thioredoxin — MRLKQLSLIMLIAIAFTACKPKDSFTIDGTFQNPGTEKKVFLYGMQNSNMVAIDSTNLSEKGEFKFIRKTPSVDFFRVSVGNHEFMLIAKNGDDIKLEADLADKTMAYKISGANEVEKLSELNAIRNNFAKQVEKLQADFEAKVATQPQNRAAVLESMKPQYESYINQLNTQIIKFAKDNKGTLASFYAMNTLSPQEFEAELVQFADEVKEEIKGNATVDTFVKQMALLKAVQVGQVAPAFTINTADDKPVSLSDYKGKYVLIDFWASWCQPCRQENPNVVKVYNKYKAKNFDIIGISLDTDKAAWLGAVKADGLTWTHVSELKDFNGVTVKKYQVQAIPTSYLVDPSGKIIAKNLRGEELEAFLAKTLL; from the coding sequence ATGAGACTAAAACAATTGAGCCTGATCATGCTGATCGCGATTGCTTTCACTGCATGTAAACCCAAAGATAGCTTTACGATTGACGGAACTTTCCAAAATCCCGGAACGGAGAAGAAAGTATTTTTATACGGTATGCAGAATAGTAATATGGTTGCAATCGATTCTACCAATCTATCGGAAAAAGGTGAATTTAAATTCATCCGTAAAACGCCATCGGTTGATTTCTTTAGGGTATCGGTAGGTAACCATGAGTTTATGTTAATTGCCAAAAATGGCGATGACATTAAATTAGAAGCTGATTTGGCCGACAAAACAATGGCTTATAAAATTTCAGGTGCAAATGAAGTAGAAAAATTATCAGAACTAAATGCCATTAGAAATAATTTTGCCAAGCAGGTAGAAAAATTACAGGCTGATTTCGAAGCGAAAGTAGCAACACAGCCTCAAAACAGGGCAGCTGTGTTAGAATCGATGAAACCTCAGTACGAATCGTACATCAATCAATTGAATACGCAGATTATAAAATTTGCTAAAGACAATAAAGGTACGCTAGCCAGTTTTTATGCCATGAATACTTTAAGTCCGCAGGAATTTGAAGCAGAACTGGTACAATTTGCTGATGAAGTGAAAGAAGAAATTAAAGGCAATGCTACGGTTGATACCTTTGTAAAGCAGATGGCACTTTTAAAAGCCGTTCAGGTAGGACAGGTTGCGCCGGCATTTACCATCAATACAGCTGATGATAAACCGGTAAGTTTATCAGACTATAAAGGGAAATACGTACTGATCGATTTCTGGGCATCGTGGTGCCAGCCTTGCCGTCAGGAGAATCCGAACGTAGTTAAGGTTTACAATAAATACAAAGCTAAGAACTTCGATATCATCGGTATTTCGTTAGATACCGACAAGGCAGCATGGTTAGGTGCAGTGAAAGCTGATGGATTAACCTGGACACACGTTTCGGAATTGAAAGATTTTAATGGTGTAACGGTAAAAAAATACCAGGTACAGGCTATCCCAACATCTTACCTGGTTGATCCTTCCGGAAAAATAATAGCCAAAAACCTGCGTGGTGAAGAACTGGAGGCCTTTTTAGCCAAAACGTTACTTTAA
- a CDS encoding DNA-binding response regulator, producing MNNAGQKILIVDDEPDILELIEYNLKKEGYQVFTATNGQEGITVAKKVHPDLIILDIMMPKMDGIEACRLMRAIPEFKNTFMVFLTARSEEYSEIAGFNVGADDYIAKPIKPRALVSRINAILRRNTGTEEVSENKLEIGDLVIDREAYLVFQGGNKVVLAKKEFELLYLLASKPGKVYTRESILKNIWEDSVVVTNRTIDVHIRKLREKLGETYVSTVKGVGYKFELS from the coding sequence ATGAACAACGCAGGTCAGAAAATATTAATTGTTGATGATGAACCGGATATTCTGGAGCTAATTGAGTATAACCTTAAAAAAGAGGGTTATCAGGTTTTCACCGCTACCAATGGCCAGGAAGGAATTACTGTTGCGAAAAAGGTGCATCCGGATTTAATTATCCTGGATATTATGATGCCTAAGATGGATGGAATTGAGGCTTGCCGTTTAATGCGTGCCATACCTGAATTCAAGAATACATTTATGGTTTTCTTAACTGCCAGAAGTGAGGAGTATTCTGAGATTGCCGGATTTAATGTAGGTGCTGATGATTATATCGCAAAACCGATTAAACCACGCGCTTTAGTAAGCCGCATTAATGCGATTTTAAGAAGAAATACCGGAACAGAAGAAGTATCGGAGAACAAACTGGAAATTGGCGATTTAGTGATCGACCGTGAAGCTTATTTAGTATTTCAAGGTGGCAACAAGGTAGTATTGGCTAAAAAGGAATTTGAGCTTTTATACTTACTGGCTTCAAAACCAGGAAAAGTTTACACCCGCGAATCGATCCTTAAAAATATCTGGGAAGACTCGGTAGTCGTAACCAACAGAACCATTGATGTTCACATCCGTAAACTGAGAGAAAAATTAGGCGAAACTTATGTATCAACCGTAAAAGGGGTAGGTTATAAGTTTGAGCTTTCTTAA